The region TGCAAAAATAAAAAAACCAActaataaagaaaaataaaaaataatggcaGAAAAGAGAAAAACATAAGGAAAAAAAACAAAGGAAGAAAGGGGAAAGCTGGGTCGCACCTGATGATGTGCTTCAGCAAGTTAAAGAATTGACTAGCCCAAATTGGTCAGtagattttttttttgcgggataaaGAGAGTTTTTATTGCAAGGTAATAGATTTACAAGAGGCCACAAATCCTCAATACAAGATGAAACCGAACCTAACCACACATAGTTGGCCAACCAATTGGCATGAATCGCAAAGCAAGATCAATGGCAcacaaaattgactgacccaaaataaaattttgggacgactTACATGCTGCTAAATTATTACTACAAATCTTTGTGCACGTAAACGTAGGATTACAGAAAATGTCACACCTTCCGTTCACAGATATAACATGTCTAACATTTTTCTAAATCGGACGTACTATAGATATGTTTAATGTTTCTTCGCTTGTTTCATTCCGTATATAGTCCAAGTGTATGCGTGAGCAACTGAGCATTGCAGCATCGTGACGTGGCAGCGAGCAACTCAGGCTCCTCGAGTCAAGCATGGTCGGTCGGCTAGCCAGGCGCCCAATCGCCTCATGAGGTCATTGAATTCTCCAACGATATTTGCCACCCCGCATTTACTCCGGTCCTCTCTCCGGCCTTCCTATAATATCTGCTACAAACTCAAATCTACTACTCATAGCCACGCACTACGCCTCTCCATCTCGTCGAGCACTTCATTAATCGCGCCCATGTCcatgcaacaacaacagcaacaaccggCGCGTGCCAACCTTCTCGGCGCAATGCCTGCGGCCTCCATGATCAGCCTCGCCTTCACGGCCGCCGTGGCTACCGCGGCCTTATGGGTGGCCGTCGCTGTGGCGAGGTACAACCGGAAGTACCGGGGGCTGAGGCTCCCACCCGGCCCGCATGGGTGGCCCATCGTCGGCAACCTCTTCCAGGTCGCCTTCTCCGGGAAGCTCTTCATCCACTACATCCGCGACCTGCGGCGTGAGTACGGGCCCATCCTGACGCTGCGGATGGGGGTGCGCACGCTCGTCGTCATCAGCAGCGCCGAGCTCGTGCACGAGGCGCTCGTCGAGAAGGGCACGGAGTTCGCCAGCCGCCCCGCTGAGAACACCACGCGCAACATCTTCTCctccaacaagttcaccgtcaacTCCGCGGTGTACGGCGCCGAGTGGCGGTCGTTGCGTCGGAACATGGTGTCCGGGATGCTGAGCACGTCGCGTCTCCGGGAGTTCCGCCCGGCGAGGCTTCGAGCCATGGACCGGTTCGTGGCACGCATGCGCGCCGAGGCCGCGGCGTCCGCCGACGGGGCCTCCGTGTGGGTGCTCCGCAACGCGCGCTTCGCGGTGTTCTGCATCCTGCTCGATATGACCTTCGGGCTGCTCGACCTGGAGGAGGAGCACATCGTGCACATCGACGCCGTCTTGAAGCGCGTGCTGCTCGCCGTCGGCGTGCGCATGGATGACTACCTCCCGTTCCTCCGCCCCTTCTTCTGGCGGAAGCAGCGCCGGGCGCTCGCCGTTCGCCGCGAGCAGGTCGACACGCTCCTCCCGCTCATCAACCGCCGCCGCGCCATCCTCCGCGACATGCAGAGCTCGCCGCCAGATCCCAACGTCGCCGCGCCCTTCTCGTACCTCGACTCGCTGCTCGACCTCCATATCGAGGGCCGCGAAGGCGCAGACGACGAGCTGGTCACGCTGTGCGCGGAGCTGATCAACGGCGGCACCGACACCACGGCCACTGCCATTGAGTGGGCCATGGCGCGCATCGTGGACAACCCGTCCATCCAGGCCCGGCTCCACGAGGAGATCATGCAGCAAGTCGGCGATGCCCGGCCTATCGACGACAAGGACATCGAAAGCATGCCCTACCTCCAGGCTTTCGTCAAGGAGCTCCTCCGGAAGCACCCGCCCACGTACTTTTCGCTCACCCACGCCGCCGTCAAGCCTGGGAGCAAGCTCGCCGGCTACGACGTGCCCACGGACGCGAACCTGGACATCTTCCTCCCGACCATCTCGGAAGACCCCAAGCTCTGGGACCGGCCGACGGAGTTCGACCCGGACAGGTTCCTAACCGGCGGCGAGACCGCGGACATGACAGGTTCCGCGGGCATCCGGATGATACCGTTCGGGGCGGGGCGGCGGATCTGCCCGGGCTTGGCCATGGGGACAACCCACAT is a window of Triticum dicoccoides isolate Atlit2015 ecotype Zavitan chromosome 2B, WEW_v2.0, whole genome shotgun sequence DNA encoding:
- the LOC119364188 gene encoding cytochrome P450 77A4-like, whose product is MSMQQQQQQPARANLLGAMPAASMISLAFTAAVATAALWVAVAVARYNRKYRGLRLPPGPHGWPIVGNLFQVAFSGKLFIHYIRDLRREYGPILTLRMGVRTLVVISSAELVHEALVEKGTEFASRPAENTTRNIFSSNKFTVNSAVYGAEWRSLRRNMVSGMLSTSRLREFRPARLRAMDRFVARMRAEAAASADGASVWVLRNARFAVFCILLDMTFGLLDLEEEHIVHIDAVLKRVLLAVGVRMDDYLPFLRPFFWRKQRRALAVRREQVDTLLPLINRRRAILRDMQSSPPDPNVAAPFSYLDSLLDLHIEGREGADDELVTLCAELINGGTDTTATAIEWAMARIVDNPSIQARLHEEIMQQVGDARPIDDKDIESMPYLQAFVKELLRKHPPTYFSLTHAAVKPGSKLAGYDVPTDANLDIFLPTISEDPKLWDRPTEFDPDRFLTGGETADMTGSAGIRMIPFGAGRRICPGLAMGTTHIALMVARMLQEFEWRAHPSQPAVDFKDKVEFTVVMNQPLLATVKPRKMSL